CTTGCTTCACATCTACTTGTTAAGTGAGGAAcaaaaatttatgcaatttaCACATTGAACAATTTCAGTTTTCTGAAAATCCATTATTCTGTATATTCATGAATATTTTGTCTTACTTCCCAAAGTGGTATCATTGCAACAAAAACTAATAGGTTACATGTAAATTAAGACTGCATGTCATTGTATGATCACGCATGTTGGAAGCACCTAGGCTATTTCTGCCAGTGATATTTATTTTACATCCTTTCCACTTTTCCAAACTTTCTGATGAATTAACATCAAATGGGGCATATAGGCAGCAAGTCATACATGtggagaaaataaaaggaataagTAGATGTgctcaaaaattgcaaaacatAGTGGGCTTTTCCATTAAAAGATTTCATCTAATACTTGCAACTAGAGTTTCGTGTATGTCCATCTCTTTATGTTCTATTgctttccctctctttttttgtttatatatttttattattattattttttcttgcatTGAATAGATTCTTAGTGTATCTATTAAgcataatttaaatatatgctaatgtaactcatatatatgtgtgcttccttttcttttctgtgtCTATGCTGTTTATGTCTGAAAATGTCAATGTTGTAAGGGTTGGATATAGGTTATTTTAGCAGGGGAAAAAGAGGCTGTTTCTTCGGCTATCCAGACGGCAGAGAGGTTCCGGACTGATCTCCTTAGACGAGGTGTTCTTTTAGTCCCTGTAATCTGGGGTCAAGGTACGGCACCACAAGTTGAGAAGAAAGGTTTTGGTGTCCCTCGAAAGGCAGCCAATGCTCTTCCATCTATTGGGGTAAGATGCAAAGGCTCATATATAAAATTTCTGGCTGCAAGCATCCTTAAAATCTTTTATTCCTTAGTTCTCATATCATCTGTCATGTGTATAGTTATGTTTATTTAATGtcttacaaaaataaatgtaaagtgTAGGTTAGATAATGGGCTGTAGAACCATGCATATTTCAAGCTTGCTTtcacatattaaattttttttctgttcttgacATTATATCTAATGGCACTATGGTAGGAAGATTTCGAGAAACGGGCTCAGTCTATAACTACAAGATCAAAGTTGAAAGCTGAAATTCGATTTAAGGCTGAGGTTGTATCACCTGCAGAATGGGAAAGGTCACCTGCCACTCTATCTTGTCTGCATGCTTGTTTTGCCATCATTTAATGTTCCAAATGACAACAATTCTGTGCATTTCTTCATATAAGAGAAAAGAATGCTTCTCGATAATttgtatgtttatatttaagaagtttttcttttttagcttttcCTAGGAGGCCAGTGGACATCCTTAAATGTTGTATTGCATCTACCGTTGATCATATAAGCTAAAAATAAGCATAACTTacgcatttttttttcccatctaatgattttaatatatatagactgatgaatttttcaaaactagTCTAGGTGGATAAGGGATCAGCAGAAGTCTGAAGGAGTTACTCCTGGTGAGGACGTCTACATTATACTGCGCCTAGATGGTCGGGTCCGAAGATCAGGGAAGGTAAGTACTTTGGGAGGAAAAATTTTGTTGCTTATCCCTGGATGGAACTTGACCCGATTTTAATAGCCGTCCgtttttggctataaataaattttcacaaataaacTGCCCAAGGCTAATTATTCTAGACGCTTCTTTACAATAATTATGATGGAGAAAATTCCAATTAAGATACCCATAAGTGAGGCTTATTTAGGTCGTGTTATAAATGCCCTAGCGAAACCTATTGATGGTCAAGGTGAAATTTACTTCATTTTCTATTAGAACGCTCAGTGGGTATCAACGTGGAAATTGGAACTTAGTAAGTGTTGGAGTAGCTAAAAACTTGTATGTTTTGGTAGCTGAGAGCCTGAGAGGCAgtaaaacattgaaattttgaaattcaacaAAACATCATAAGCTAGGTTttgaattccttttttttttttcttttgtggcgGGGGGTGGTGGGCGGGGTGGTACCCAGCTTTAGCATTTGATTTTCTCAAACTGATGATTAAGTTCATGTTGCATGCACCTCTAATATCGATAAGTGGGACAGGCATTCCAGACTAATATgccttagaaattttttgaaatataagtATTCTTTGAAGATTTTCAAAGACCAGTATAAATTTAAGGATACCTTTTTCTCATAGTCTGATGTTCTCAGTTCTGAATTGTCTTTTCAGGGCATGCCTGACTGGCAACAAATATTGCAGGAGCTGCCACCATTGGAGGCAATACTAAGCAAGCTAGAAAGATAGGAAGAGTTTCTTGCATCATCTGAGTCTTACATAACAGAATTTTGAGCCAAGACACATGCCATTTTTTACTCTAATTGTTATGATAATTTCCATCCCATCCTTGATGATACCACATGAGACCATTTCTATTGTATAATTTTCTACACCCAGGAACCTATAGTTGGTCCTTTGACACCGCTCAAAAATCTTTTACATTCTTTCATTTGTCCTAAACATTAATGTATTATAACTTTTCatagcaatttttgaaaaaggagAAGTAGATATTGGTATTTGGAAGTGATATGTGGTCCATCTCTAgggttgattaaaaaaattgcatgctTGAGCTATGGATCTTGTTggttccatatatatatattttttcctttaacaTCATCATGTCCCACACCGTCACGCTGTTCCTCTTCCCCATGTTTGGATTCTCAAAGAATTTCTTATTTTGGGattgaatatttttgttttgaaataatttaCTCCACaatatattgattaaaaaatatgatcTCCAAGTGTTGGTTTTCGAGAAAAGCTTGCTGCTTGTAACCTCTAGGTTCTTGGGGTGTGAATAATATGGATTAATCTCGTTAAACAGTCCTCCTGACACTCCCCTGGagacaaaattatattttctcacaAGCATACTAAGTTAGTTATATAAAAAGCCGAGGAATTGAATATCGTGTAATTCAATTTTATACTTCTTTGTTAGTGAACCTTCTGCATGGTATTCATTGACTTTCGCTGATTTTGTTACAAAAGATACTTTCTTCTTGACTTGAATCTTATTCACCAAGAGTCTTGCAAGTTGTAGCTCAATTAGTTGCTGCCTTTTGATGTTTACAACGGAGACATCTTGTGTTCAAACCTCCCTTATCTCAACTAtttaaacttatttaaataGTTAAATTTATCCAAATAGTTAAAATTGGTCTAATTCTATTGACAcctaatagttttaaaaatggACTGgttgttcaacaagaaaaaagtAAGCCGTCCTTGTTCATGAATCTTGCTTCACAATGAGTACCAATTTGACCACCTACTTTTCATCCCAAAATAGTTCTTCCAAACTGCTATCTGATCTTAAGATAGTCAAGAAAGTAAACGATAGATGTTTAGAACTTAGGTAAAAAAGAACATGGACATCCAGAATTGGGAGGGCCTAGAATAGATTAAGATGCAACTTTAAGGCACTTGCTTCTAAATCTATTGTCACAAGCCTACCGCTTCAATTTGCTCACCATTGACCAAGGTTATAAGACAAAATAATTCACAACTTATAAATCGTAATCGGTACATCATTTTTATGTTGTCCATTgttaataccacttttattatatatcataatttattactcaaagaaaaaagaaaaacaattatgaaattttctATATCACTTTAGGATTATTGTTCATAAATTCAttgattacaaattttttttttaatatcaaacttGCActctctttcaattttattgCATTTGCATGAATCAAATTTATGAACCATTTGTATAGGCttcaattatttgtttaataGCATTATAGAAAGACTTGAGAAATGGCATGATGCTTCCAGAAGCCGGTGCTGCATTCAAGGTTTTCAGATTCAACATGTGATTGTGTGAACACgttttgacatatatatatattactgtgCTTTAACTTTAAGTGactctaattttttataaaaaagtttctaTACTACTCTTTGCAGCAGATATTGagttatgaaaaattattacgtaccctcggagtaccataaatgtataCTCTTCCTCTCATATAAACGTTGGGTctcatcatgaatttaattagtgagacctactatttatgtgagaggagagagtacaTATTTATGATACTCTgaaagtacacaataatttcccgtGAGTTATTGACTATTGAGCTTGAAACCAATTCAATTTAAGAGTATTCTATGAAGGGTCTGACTCGGTTTGGTGGTATTtttctgattaaaaaaaaaaaactcggtTTGATGGTAAGGATTGCGtaatcaataaaaattgcacctatttttttaattaatgcgAAAACCGTAAATGCATTGAATTAAAGCTAATCAATCTATTATATGTAATAGTCAATATCATTTTCTTGGTAGGTTTTGAAGAGGCCTGGCATTCAAAGATCCAGCTTTCTTTACATCAATCTTAACAAGTTTGAACTCTTAGAAGAATCATATTAAAATTGATTATGAGCATTGTAGAAGAAATAAACACCCATgtcaccttcttttttttccttcaattctttttattattattattattatacgttggttagttattattaattGGGTCATGTTAAATGATGCCCTTAGGACAATTGTTAATAATctataataagaaatttttgaCACCATTTtcataggaaatataaaaagctatcaacaacatttattattttatcactctcccaataaaatttttctaaaaataactaataaaccAATACCTTAAGGGTATCggttaacattttctttttttttaatattagagtattatttaaaaaaaacaaaacaaaaatcggttaacattttccttatttttaatattagagtattatttaaaaaacaaaaaaaaaaacaaaacaaaacaaaacaacaaaacaaaacaaaacaaaaaggaaaaaacctaGGACAGCCATGCAGCTGAGGGTGGTTGAATGGTTCATAGCATACCTGCTAATCCTTGAGTAGTCAACTAATGCCTCTTGAGTCTTCTTATAAATTAAGCCACTATCATCCACTTAATTACAGAACTACCATTTCATTATTGTTAATTAAGTAAACTTATGTGAGTGGGTGATATGAGAATCAAAAGGGGACCTGAAAATTTCTTGAACTCTCAAttgattcatttattttgtaattaaatagACATATTCCATCTTACATTAAACCaggaaataattattttgtacaaTTGTGCTATCTTTCATTTAATATTGTATTACAATGGTTGATAATaatgtattataatttttcttgcCAATATTGGCTAATTCCATTTAGACAATCatgcaatattttcacaacaaaattatgattaaaaatgttacttttttatttagccTTGTCTATTTCCTTGATAAATTTTCAAGAAGGTTCTTAATGACACTTACATGAAAACGTAAGAATgatatttatacccaaaaaaaaaacaaagaaaaaaaattattatatacaaATATTATTCAATTCCAAATTATATAACTTATTAATAGAGAAACATTGGGATGGAACCCTGGATATATAACCACCACAAAGGTAAAATGTTCAGAACATCAAAAGTTCATTGACCTCAAAAGTATATAATTAGAATTAAGTAGGAACAATAAAGAAATCAACTGTctcattttttgtattctaatttttttttagaaatattttaatcACTTTGTGTTCGACCAATGGTAATATGTCATGTATTTAAGTAAAGTATAAAGTAAAATACTCAAAATGggacaaataatttttattcttaagaATCTAGAGTAAAAACATAAACATCATTATCAATCACTAATTAATTACACAAGcatggcatttttgtaaatgcCCACAAATGCAATGCCATTCTTTGAGAACCAACTCTACTTAACAACAAATTGCCACCCGCTATTGTCCCAAGTATCATACTTATTATATAGGAGTGTTAACAAATCACAGTAGAGAAAGATAGTCAGAATAGccaaaagagaataaaaacaaGAGCATCATCTagctacaacaacaacaacaatggctAACTCAACCTCTTTTATCATGGCCTTCTACATGTTACTGATCACAACCCTGATGATGATCTCCTCCACCAACGCAAGCTTGGACCACAGCTTGAGCTGGGTGCCAAGGAAAACCTCAAACCACTGCCAAGGTTCCATTGCTGAGTGCATGGCCGATGGCAATGAATTTGACATGGACTCTGAGATCAACAGGCGCATCTTGGCAACCACTCAGTACATAAGCTATTCAGCACTGCAAAGGAACACTGTGCCATGCTCTCTAAGAGGTGCCTCCTACTACAACTGCAAGGCTGGTGCTCAGGCTAACCCCTATAGCCGTGGTTGCAGTGCCATCACTCAATGCCGTAGTTGaagcttttgtttgtttgtttgtttgtttgtttgtttttgttctttaattttctgCAGGTTTGGTTTCTACTTATTTGTAATATAAGGTTGTAATAAAATGGAGGATTTAGTTAGAAGGGTTCTAGTTCCTCTCTGTTATTGTAGGGTGTCATATTCATGTCTTATAAGTTTTACTTTTTAACAGAACTATATAGAAGGATGATTATATATTACTGTAACTTTATGTTCTTTCACTCTTTTCATTTAATAGTTTCATATATACTTTGATtcacttaatttaaaaaaaaaaaaaaaaaaaaattattgtgatttatttgaaaatttttaactttgCCCTGTTCTTTCAAAATCAGCTCTCAAGTTCCATTTGACTGCCAAGAAAGATGGAGAATCAAATAAACACAGGAAATCTTTCAGGAATCAACTGGTTTAAGATCCCAAGTCTTAATTTCTTTGCCTACGACTTTCAGATAATAGGCTAATCCAAACTATATGTATGTACAAGGAACTCAGCCTAAGTAAGCAGGGGATGATACATCTTTTTACTAGATATTTTGATGATGGTCATGGATCCATGAGTTTTCCGAAGCAAGAAACTTGAGCTGAACAGCAAAATTTTCAGTATGGcgaaaattttggttttaaagGTTCAAGATTTCTTATAAATTTGCCAccagaaaataaagagaattcAACGGGTTCAGGAATATCATAACTGTTTGCGTGTGCGTGTGCGTGtgtttttgtttactttttacAATTTGACTTCATTTAAATACGATAACAGAAGCATgcattatttaatataaaatattagatgTGCCTTAACTCATGCTCTTAGAAGTTAATTCAGTTGCTATCAGAGGGAAGTTGCTTTCTACAAAAGAAGAGGGTTTGTTACTGGGTGCTTTGGTGGTAAAAGAAGCAAGGCTTGAATTGAACGGCCCTAATTGGCACATCATGGTGTTTTCCAAATAAGACATTCAAGGTTGAAATTGCCCTGCTATCAAattatcagagagagagagagtttggatTGAACCGGTTTCAGCATCCAAGGGGAAGCAAACCAATCAGCAAACACTTTAGCTAGGTATGCTCAGAATATTAAGAAATTTGTAGCTTGTATAGAGAACCTTCCTGAATTCCTACCGgaacaattgaaaaataatgTAGCTCGAGTGTTTTAATGGGAATGGAAGTCAtctgattttcaaaaaataaaaaagttgaacaCTCCAGCTTacaaaaatcctaaaatttataattcCCTATGGCCAGTCCCTGAATGTGCTTTTCACCTTCGAACACAACTATTGTCAAAAGCTGAGCAGACACACTTGAGATGGAATTTGAGCCGGGtatatttgaaacttgaaaacttATAAAGCCAAGTTGGAACAGTACCTATAACGCAAATAAATTTCAGATTTAACAATATTAAGCCAAAAGACTCGCGCCATGgtgttcaaatttcaaatcttttggccttaaaaataaaaagtaatgaaTGATACGGGAACAGTAAAGGGGACTGGGcctattaaagaataaaaaataaataaaggggaCTGGGGAGAGATGACTATA
The sequence above is drawn from the Quercus lobata isolate SW786 chromosome 12, ValleyOak3.0 Primary Assembly, whole genome shotgun sequence genome and encodes:
- the LOC115969812 gene encoding rapid alkalinization factor-like, with the protein product MANSTSFIMAFYMLLITTLMMISSTNASLDHSLSWVPRKTSNHCQGSIAECMADGNEFDMDSEINRRILATTQYISYSALQRNTVPCSLRGASYYNCKAGAQANPYSRGCSAITQCRS